A single region of the Coregonus clupeaformis isolate EN_2021a chromosome 40, ASM2061545v1, whole genome shotgun sequence genome encodes:
- the LOC121571638 gene encoding probable G-protein coupled receptor 156, with translation MASASSLLSEEQFLCPICLDVFTSPITTPCGHNFCKDCIHGYWHTTSPCQCPMCKQKFGRRPELKVNTFIAEMADQFRRSVEIRATATSTQDQPLAQAQPQAAQSGEVPCDVCTGRKVKALKSCLECLASYCETHLEPHQILATFKKHNLIEPVINMEDRVCKRHQKLLELFCRSDQTYVCQVCTEKRHKKHNVVPLEEESRERRAQLGNMEDVMQQMIHGRLQKVKEVKHTVQSGRINAEREIRESLQVFTALMHSIQRSQAELIEVIEEKQKAAERRAEGLIKELEQEITELKRRNTEVKQLSRTEDHLHLIHSFPSLFNPPPAKDLSEISVQSVVYVGTVRRAVRRAGSQFEETLKNEVKRLCETELTRTQQCAVDVTLDPDTAHPKLILSDNGKQVAHGNTALNLPDNPERFYPGISVLGREGFSSGRFYYEVQVKGKTEWDIGVGRESVNKKGGNTLNPEHGYWTVGLRNRTEYWALTTPPVPLPLVEKPQRVGVYVDWEGGQVSFYDVDSRSHIYSFTGYIFAERLYAYFNPRKNNGGVNSAPLVICPMGVELQRRSLSPVLCAVVWTMLSCGILLAFCFLLFTLRFKNNRIVKMSSPNLNVLTLCGSVLTYSSGFLFAFEERTYLQGGGARAILQARIWMFCIGSTLVFGPILGKTWRLYRVFTQRVPDKRVIIRDIQLMGLVALLILMDLMVLTAWSLTDPVKCARSIGAMVKVVERELSYSLSQLDSCSSLYSDLWVILLALMKGSMLLYGTYLAGLTSNVSLPPVNQSPTIMTAVSLVTLSTAVAVPVSRFLQAWPNVVYSVVAGAIFICTLATNCMLFVPQLTQWRRFEEEHNNLSQMAKYFRSPSKSVHSVYSQDEVYYLLGENNSMKRLLNEKNAVIDSLQEQVNNAKDKLLRLMSITHPREDQEMDSSTTNLHSSSTQTTVVQSDCSPTPLPHRDVAEPTLSSPPFSPPPLSAPPTTSALCKPPSESPSAPLSTPPPPALSLPPGDCVSVKPWSVEFGPYIQGAGIKTEAGGCKVEGTGSQQQYGGERSHLPVSPQPSVSSKTGVRTPGEMAGTQTTPSCQSNNVTSSSHLSPVGLAPVQSAPSGWHGGTASPWMAGGRQAGFVSSEQLQEILQELSVDAVMETALRSPNHSRGVRRPSQPSSTDPSVLSPLSLCTPRSPNPPLLFHYPSISPYVMRKRRPPFHSPRGGPPPCYYPGSEPPGWGRRRDVWPSQPDKHPSKTQPPLDPVATETNPLRPDESNGEEGEEAWHRVTNRCGRRGSRREHRPPPPRKCPPDGERGGEGGPDRDHSRDSYGYWDSDSSSSADYCYYHRPYCDACLQHNSYPSNDSSSSDSSDSEYGGFTSLCRSTHPVVNFKEDLKPTFV, from the exons ATGGCTTCTGCCAGCAGCCTGCTGTCCGAGGAACAGTTCCTGTGCCCCATCTGTCTAGACGTGTTCACCAGCCCAATCACCACCCCGTGTGGACACAACTTCTGCAAGGACTGCATACATGGGTACTGGCATACCACCAGCCCATGCCAGTGTCCCATGTGTAAGCAGAAATTCGGCAGAAGACCTGagctcaaagtcaatactttcatAGCTGAGATGGCCGATCAGTTCAGAAGGTCAGTTGAAATTAGGGCTACTGCTACTAGTACCCAGGACCAACCCTTGGCCCAAGCCCAACCCCAAGCAGCCCAATCTGGAGAAGTGCCCTGTGACGTCTGCACTGGGAGGAAAGTCAAGGCCTTGAAGTCCTGCCTGGAGTgcctggcctcttactgtgagactcacctggagCCTCACCAGATACTGGCCACCTTCAAGAAACACAATCTGATTGAGCCTGTGATTAACATGGAGGACAGAGTGTGTAAGCGGCACCAGAAGCTTCTGGAGCTGTTCTGTAGAAGTGACCAGACGTACGTGTGTCAGGTCTGCACTGAGAAAAGACACAAGAAACACAATGTTGTCCCTTTGGAGGAagaaagcagagagaggagggctcAGCTGGGGAATATGGAAGATGTAATGCAGCAGATGATTCATGGTCGACTGCAGAAAGTGAAGGAGGTCAAACACACAGTACAATCAGGCAGAataaatgcagagagagagattagagagagctTGCAGGTCTTCACTGCTCTGATGCACTCCATTCAGAGAAGCCAGGCTGAGCTCATTGAGGTGATTGAGGAAAAGCAGAAAGCAGCAGAGAGGCGGGCTGAGGGGCTCATTAAAGAGCTGGAGCAGGAAATCACAGAGCTAAAGAGGAGAAACACTGAGGTGAAGCAGCTCTCACGCACTGAGGACCACCTCCACCTCATCCATAGCTTCCCATCCCTGTTCAACCCTCCACCCGCCAAGGACTTGTCCGAAATCAGTGTTCAAAGTGTTGTGTACGTAGGAACAGTGAGGAGAGCTGTGAGGAGAGCTGGATCCCAGTTTGAGGAGACACTGAAGAATGAAGTGAAAAGATTATGTGAAACAGAACTTACAAGAACTCAGCAGTGTGCCGTGGATGTGACCCTTGACCCTGATACAGCTCACCCCAAACTTATCCTCTCTGACAACGGTAAACAAGTGGCCCACGGCAACACAGCGCTGAACCTCCCTGACAACCCAGAGAGGTTTTACCCTGGTATCAGTGTCCTGGGGAGGGAGGGCTTCTCCTCAGGGAGGTTCTACTACGAGGTGCAGGTGAAGGGGAAGACAGAGTGGGACATAGGAGTGGGGAGAGAGTCTGTCAACAAGAAAGGAGGGAATACCCTAAACCCTGAGCATGGCTACTGGACAGTAGGCCTGAGGAACAGGACTGAGTACTGGGCTCTGACGAccccccctgtccccctgccACTGGTCGAGAAGCCCCAGAGGGTTGGGGTGTACGTGGACTGGGAAGGGGGGCAGGTGTCCTTTTACGATGTGGATTCCAGGTCTCATATCTACTCATTCACCGGTTACATCTTCGCAGAGAGACTCTATGCATACTTCAACCCCCGAAAGAATAACGGTGGGGTCAACTCAGCACCATTGGTGATCTGCCCT ATGGGAGTGGAGCTGCAGAGgcggtctctctctccagtgctcTGTGCAGTGGTCTGGACCATGCTCTCCTGTGGCATCCTGCTGGCATTCTGCTTCCTGCTCTTTACCCTGCGCTTCAAGaacaacag GATAGTGAAGATGTCTAGTCCTAACCTCAATGTGCTGACTCTGTGTGGGAGTGTCCTCACCTACAGCAGTGGATTCCTATTCGCTTTTGAGGAACGCACCTACCTACAAGGGGGAGGAGCGAGAGCTATACTAcag GCCAGGATCTGGATGTTTTGTATCGGCAGCACTCTGGTATTTGGGCCCATCCTGGGGAAAACATGGCGGCTCTACAGAGTATTCACCCAACGCGTGCCTGACAAGAGAGTG atcATCAGAGACATCCAGTTGATGGGCTTGGTAGCTCTGTTGATTCTGATGGACCTGATGGTTCTGACCGCCTGGAGTCTAACCGACCCGGTCAAATGTGCACGGTCCATTGGGGCTATGGTCAAGGTGGTGGAGAGGGAATTGTCCTACTCTCTGTCTCAGCTGGACTCCTGTTCCTCTCTCTATTCAGACCTGTGGGTTATCCTCCTCGCTCTGATGAAG GGTAGCATGCTCCTGTATGGGACCTACCTGGCCGGTCTGACCAGCAACGTCAGCCTCCCTCCGGTCAACCAGTCCCCCACCATCATGACCGCGGTCAGCCTGGTCACCCTTTCCACGGCGGTTGCAGTCCCTGTGTCGCGGTTCCTGCAGGCCTGGCCTAACGTGGTCTATAGCGTGGTGGCTGGAGCCATCTTCATCTGTACCCTTGCCACCAACTGTATGCTGTTTGTACCTCAG TTAACCCAGTGGCGTCGGTTTGAGGAGGAGCACAACAACCTTAGCCAGATGGCGAAGTACTTCAGGAGCCCCAGTAAGAGTGTCCACTCTGTCTACAGCCAGGATGAAGTCTACTATCTACTGGGGGAGAACAACTCTATGAAGAGGCTCCTCAATgag AAGAATGCTGTGATTGATAGTCTGCAAGAGCAGGTGAACAATGCCAAAGACAAGCTACTGCGCCTCATGTCCATTACCCACCCCCGCGAGGACCAGGAAATGGACTCTTCCACCACcaacctccactcctcctccaccCAGACCACAGTGGTGCAGTCCGACTGCTCTCCAACTCCCCTGCCACACAGGGACGTAGCAGaacctaccctctcttctcctcccttctcgcCACCTCCtctgtctgctcctcccactaCATCTGCTCTCTGTAAACCTCCTTCTGAATcaccctctgctcctctctctactcctccccctCCTGCCTTATCTCTTCCCCCAGGGGATTGTGTGAGTGTTAAACCGTGGAGTGTAGAGTTTGGCCCATACATCCAGGGTGCAGGGATAAAGACAGAGGCAGGGGGGTGTAAGGTTGAGGGGACTGGGTCCCAGCAGCAGTATGGAGGGGAAAGGTCTCACCTCCCAGTCTCCCCTCAGCCCTCTGTTTCTTCCAAGACAGGAGTCAGAACACCAGGGGAGATGGCAGGGACACAAACCACACCCTCCTGTCAGTCAAACAATGTCACTTCCTCTTCCCATCTCTCCCCGGTGGGTTTGGCCCCTGTTCAGTCGGCACCCTCGGGTTGGCATGGCGGTACCGCTTCGCCGTGGATGGcaggcggcaggcaggcagggtttGTGAGCAGTGAGCAGCTGCAGGAGATACTCCAGGAACTGAGCGTGGACGCTGTCATGGAAACGGCCCTCCGCTCGCCCAATCACAGCAGGGGGGTCAGGAGACCCTCTCAGCCCTCCTCGACcgatccctctgtcctctctcctctctccctctgcactCCGCGTTCCcccaatccccctctcctcttccactACCCCAGTATCTCCCCCTACGTGATGAGGAAACGCAGACCTCCATTCCATTCCCCCAGAGGGGGGCCTCCGCCCTGTTACTACCCAGGCTCCGAGCCTCCTGgctggggaaggaggagggacgTGTGGCCCTCACAACCAGACAAGCACCCCTCAAAAACACAACCTCCTCTCGATCCTGTCGCCACAGAGACCAATCCTCTCCGCCCCGACGAAAGTAATGGAGAAGAAGGGGAAGAGGCGTGGCATAGGGTAACAAACAGGTGCGGGAGGCGTGGCTCAAGGCGGGAGCACCGGCCACCACCCCCTCGAAAATGCCCTCCAGACGGTGAGAGGGGTGGCGAGGGAGGGCCAGACAGAGACCATAGCAGGGACTCGTATGGTTACTGGGACTCAGACTCCAGCAGCTCGGCTGACTACTGCTACTACCATCGTCCCTACTGCGACGCCTGCTTGCAACACAACTCCTACCCCTCCAACGACAGCTCCTCCTCAGACTCCTCGGACAGTGAGTATGGCGGCTTCACCAGCCTCTGCCGCTCCACACACCCGGTGGTCAACTTCAAGGAGGACCTCAAACCCACCTTCGTATGA
- the LOC121572513 gene encoding E3 ubiquitin-protein ligase TRIM39-like has translation MCERLGRCLEFKTDYNTHSTVPLQVETRKNKVQLGVQQMIQSRQQKVIEIRNTLQSSRINAEQEVENSCQIFRALIRSIERSQAELIEVILEKQKEAERLAERLITGLEQEITDLKLLQSSPSLCTSPPTKDWSEIRFQSVEYVGTVRKAVKRAGSQFEDTLKSELKRLCEAELKVIQQWSVDVTLDPDTAHPNLTLSEDVKQLRHPGRRQNYPGNPERFFYIASILGKEGFSSGRFYYEVQVKGNTLWSVGVARESINRKIHAAKPENGLWTIQLGKGNIYKACTTDPTPLSLSEKPQKVGVYVDYEDGEVSLYNAQARSHIYSFTDCSFTEKLYPYFNLGVCGIDKMSAPLIISHVSKSD, from the coding sequence ATGTGTGAAAGGCTTGGGAGATGTCTGGAGTTCAAGACCGACTACAATACCCACAGCACTGTCCCTCTTCAAGTGGAAACCAGAAAGAATAAGGTTCAGCTGGGAGTGCAGCAGATGATTCAGAGCAGACAGCAGAAAGTTATTGAGATCAGAAATACACTACAATCTAGCAGAATAAATGCAGAGCAAGAGGTAGAGAACAGTTGTCAGATCTTTAGAGCTTTAATACGCTCCATTGAAAGAAGCCAGGCTGAGCTCATTGAGGTGATTTTGGAAAAGCAAAAGGAAGCCGAAAGGCTGGCTGAAAGGCTCATTACAGGGCTGGAGCAGGAAATCACTGACCTAAAACTCCTCCAGAGCTCACCATCCCTGTGCACCTCTCCACCCACCAAGGACTGGTCTGAGATCAGGTTTCAGAGTGTTGAGTATGTCGGGACGGTGAGGAAAGCTGTGAAGAGAGCTGGCTCTCAGTTCGAAGACACACTGAAGAGTGAATTGAAGAGGTTGTGTGAGGCTGAGCTCAAGGTTATTCAGCAGTGGTCAGTGGATGTAACTCTGGACCCTGATACAGCTCATCCCAATCTCACTCTCTCTGAAGATGTGAAACAACTTAGACATCCCGGTAGACGACAAAACTACCCTGGCAATCCAGAGAGGTTCTTCTACATTGCCAGCATCCTGGGAAAGGAGGGCTTCTCCTCAGGGAGATTCTACTATGAGGTGCAGGTGAAGGGAAATACTCTCTGGAGTGTAGGAGTGGCCAGAGAGTCCATTAACAGAAAGATTCATGCAGCAAAGCCTGAGAATGGACTCTGGACTATCCAGCTGGGGAAAGGGAACATCTACAAGGCCTGCACCACTGACCCTACCCCCCTCTCCCTGAGTGAGAAGCCCCAGAAGGTGGGGGTCTATGTGGACTATGAAGACGGTGAGGTCTCCTTGTACAATGCCCAGGCCAGGTCTCATATCTACTCATTCACTGATTGTTCCTTCACTGAGAAACTTTACCCATACTTCAACCTTGGTGTTTGTGGCATTGACAAAATGTCAGCACCTTTGATCATCTCTCATGTGAGCAAATCAGATTGA